A region from the Chrysoperla carnea chromosome 4, inChrCarn1.1, whole genome shotgun sequence genome encodes:
- the LOC123297467 gene encoding zinc finger protein 593 homolog → MVYKRKKYHYGDTHLKRRWATKRRTKDLDQINEDIKTDNCEKLLNQEVDLDKPGAAQFYCVHCAKYFINNRALEDHFRTKVHKRRLKALELEPYSIEDSERAAGLGSFKQPVKRKIETQKPLEECDEEMYIEPEQTNNKKLKTQ, encoded by the exons ATGGTTTACAAGAGGAAAAAATACCATTATGGTGATACCCATTTAAAACGAAGATGGGCTACAAAACGTAGAACCAAGGATTTAGATCAG ATTAATGAAGATATCAAAACTGATAAttgtgaaaaacttttaaatcaagAGGTCGATTTAGATAAACCAGGAGCAGCACAATTTTATTGTGTACATTgtgctaaatattttattaataatcgaGCTTTAGAAGATCATTTTCGAACCaag gTTCATAAACGACGATTAAAAGCGCTAGAACTAGAACCATATTCAATAGAAGATTCAGAACGAGCTGCTGGTTTAGGAAGTTTTAAGCAACCAGTTAAACGTAAAATAGAAACACAAAAACCTTTAGAAGAATGTGATGAAGAAATGTATATTGAACCCGAACagacaaacaataaaaaattaaaaactcaataa
- the LOC123297466 gene encoding serine--tRNA synthetase-like protein Slimp: protein MAVLLKNYKPLYNILRRGYSNAPNAIQSVLYVSRDKATAVNAYVTPCVEFDFQKLCESVNLRKLNINMAEIVALWNYYKHLESNKNQLEHKKQFIVDSLRMLSKEPLTDQITDKMNKLKTHGKFVREDLKVMKEKLNVLESDVILRMLNLPNVVHPNTPKEDIIVHEFESKPSTELSHLNVGTKLNLIEYNNPQYYFLKGDAAMLELHIMNYGSHIFSNEDFIPVSNPDFVRSIVVEGCGRPLYDDSSTFILKNKDDNPYDDLHLVGGSSVLEFMAIHTKNMVYSSILPLKYFNIGRKYTPTDNNCVSSSAGLFTASQSTTLEIFIATLDSDDQCGNEFKNVLDLVTQLYEMLGYHFRIVYKCPENLHKWESFRADIEMFSSSLNDYVVIGHISISDSYYSKRLMFQYVDNKEKFYPKVISGCIIDYPKLLGCILEQKCFENSSEIIPSHIMSFQL from the coding sequence atggcagtacttttaaaaaattacaaacctttatataatattttaaggcgCGGTTATTCAAATGCCCCAAATGCAATACAATCAGTTTTATATGTATCACGTGATAAGGCCACGGCAGTAAATGCATACGTTACACCTTGTGTagaatttgattttcaaaaattatgtgaaAGTGTCAATCTtcgtaaattaaatataaatatggcggaaattgtggcattatggaattATTACAAGCATTTGGAgagtaataaaaatcaattggagcataaaaaacaatttattgtggATAGTTTACGAATGTTATCAAAAGAACCGTTAACAGATCAAATCactgataaaatgaataaattaaaaacacatggGAAATTTGTACGTGAAGATTTAAAAGTAATGAAAGAGAAATTAAATGTATTAGAAAGCGATGTTATTTTACGAATGTTAAATTTACCAAATGTTGTACATCCAAATACTCCAAAAGAAGATATCATTGTCCATGAATTTGAGAGTAAACCATCAACAGAATTATCACATTTGAATGTTGGaacgaaattaaatttaattgaatacaataatccacaatattatttcttaaaaggTGATGCAGCTATGCTAGAATTACATATTATGAATTATGGTTctcatatattttcaaatgaagATTTTATCCCTGTATCGAATCCAGATTTTGTTCGAAGTATTGTTGTTGAAGGATGTGGGCGACCTCTATATGATGATAGTTCCACGTTTatccttaaaaataaagatgatAATCCGTACGATGATTTACATTTGGTGGGTGGATCATCCGTTTTAGAATTCATGGCTATCCATACGAAAAATATGGTTTATTCATCAATACTtccgttaaaatattttaatattggaaGAAAATATACACCAACAGATAATAATTGTGTATCGTCGTCAGCAGGACTATTCACTGCTAGTCAAAGTACAACTTTAGAGATATTCATCGCTACTTTAGATTCAGATGACCAATGTGGAAACGAATTTAAAAACGTATTAGATTTAGTTACACAACTATATGAAATGTTGGGTTATCATTTTAGAATCGTTTATAAATGTCcggaaaatttacataaatgggAAAGTTTTCGAGCTGATATTGAAATGTTTTCAAGTTCATTAAATGATTATGTAGTTATCGGTCATATCTCGATATCAGATTCGTATTATAGTAAACGATTAATGTTCCAATATGTCgacaataaagaaaaattttatcctaaaGTTATTTCGGGTTGTATTATCGACTATCcgaaattgttaggatgtatattagaacaaaaatgtttcgaaaataGTTCAGAAATAATACCTAGTCATATTATGTCATTTCAACTGTAA